aattaataaaaatataatcggaaaaattaaaaaagaataattaaatttaaaagaatgaaaatatataaaaaaaaaatcatatttaagaaatcttttaagtagaaaaaatatattttattttgaAAAAATTATTGCTGAAATCCAATAAAAATTTCAACTGCAACTGGAGAAACAGTATACCTATTATAAATGGTAGTGAAGTTAAAGAAAAAATTGAGAACTAACATAAAACAAGAAGAAAATGACAAAATTGGTTATATTCATATATCAACTATTCAGATCCTAATAAAATCAACACTTATGGAAGGAATAGATTCACCAATAAGATTAGCAATTTGTGATGATAGAATTTAGATCCACGAGATAGAATAATAGGAATAGTAAATGGAAATTtaacttataaaaaattaaaatttaatgtATCACTACAAATTAGGAATACCTTTATGTACGGAAAATTTAGATAGACCATTTATAATAGCATGTAAATTTTACAGAGATAATTTAATGACAAAAGAAGACTATCCATTCACAATAACTTACAATTtaaagataaagataaaatttATTTAGAAGATCTATTTGGCATCACAGCAAAAGTAGGAACAATAAAAACAACACCAATAAATTCGATACCTAGAATAGATAATACAATGATAAAAGAATAAATATTTCGTAGGACAAGTTTAGAAATTATTTAGAGATAATATTAATTACGTAACAGAAGATGAACCATCATCTTCTAAaaataatgatatataaaaaaaattatcaaaattaaataATCATCGATTAACAATAGAAtctaaattaaaaaaatatattataaggACTAAACTTTAAATTTATAaagattaagatatattaacaagtAAAAATAAAAAGACAAATAAATTAGTCCATGGATTCCATTTGtcaaaaattaattaaaaaaaagagTATTTCCATAAATAAAATTTTCGAAAAATGTATTTGATGTTCACTTCGGGTTGATATGTATAAAAGTAGCGCACCCTTCTATTTTGGATTAATTACAAAATCCCTTCTCAGTTTgatcttatttccacatctcccctCATATTCGCAAAATTGTAAATAGAAAACCTTACAGTTTAAATCAATAAATAAGGGAATCAATTGGATTTTTAATGCAAACTCTAAGGCAAAAAGAGTCTTATTCATCAGCCCAAAACGAGAGAAAAAGTAAAACAAAACAAAATTCGCAGCAGGATGAAGAATAAGAAATCTCCGGCGACGGCGAAAAATCTCTCATCTCAATCAGCGATTTTCGTACATCTGATCTGTAGTTTATCCTTAGCCGTTGGATTATGGATGACCCACAATGTCAAATCCATCAACCTTGTATCTCACACTTCTGCAACTCTCCGTCTGATTTCTGGTACTTATAATACTTATTTCAATTCACATTCATTCAGACTCTTTCTTCAAGATTATAATCCTAAATTTAGTCCTTTCATATGAAATTTCTGGGTTTCTGTTTTGGTTGCAGGTTATTCATTGTCCACTTCTAATTCTTGTTTACAGTATATTTCGACGGAACCCAGAGAAATGCTCGGTAATTTTCAATTGTGTTTTCATGACATGAAATATTGGTGTGCTATTAGAATTGAATGTTCATTTCTATCTGTTTTGACAGTATCTGAAAGCTGTCGGCCGTGGAATTCTAGGACTCCCAGTTGGTAAAGTTTTGATTTTTTTTGGGAGCTTTCGCAGTTGTTTGTGGTTGTAAATCAAATTGCTAGTTTATATATTGCTAATGATGGTTTTCGCTTTGAATATGTTTATAGGAGCTCTGGTGAATGCTCTGGGAGCTATTGCTTTGGGAGCACCTGTTGGCGTTCAGTGCGTAAATTGTCATTTTTTACTGTGGTTGCTTCTTTGTTATATTTTCAATCGTATTATAATCAAAATTGAATGTGGAAGTAACATTGTGAATAAACTCTTATGGGCTAATTATAGCTTTCCGATGTCTTCCTTACCTAAACTGCAGTCTTGGCAAGCATTGATGTGCTGATATTTTCTCGTTTTTCAATGGGCAGATATTTACCTAAGACTTTGTATTGGTCTCTTCTCATGTCCTCATTTACTGTGAGTATCCATACCAATTGCTACTGTAAACTCATTTGAGATCATGACTCAGAATGTCATACAGAGTTTATTTAAATTCTTCAGTGTAGTGGGAAGAATAGCCTTATAATGCCTGTTGTAAAATATGGGTTTTCATATCAGGATTTTGCCTTGTATTTTGAAACTTAACTTTTTTTGTGTCAACAGTTTTTACCTGTAGCTTGTGTATTTGGTGCATCATGGATAGATTGGCAACGATTGTTCGCTTATACAAAGTAAGTTTGAGATAGAGTGTTGGAAATTCATTCAGGAGTTGTAATTATGTGCTTTTAGCTTTATGATTGTTTGGATTGTATTACAGGGCCAAATGGATGTTTAGAATACATGATTAGTCTGCCAGCTTATGGGGCCGTCATCGGATCGTGGTTTGGGGCTTGGCCTATGCCTCTTGATTGGGAAAGGCCATGGCAGGTATTCTCTTCCTCTTCACCTAAAAAAGGGCAAACCTCGGTATGCTAAGACTCCCCGCTTTGGGATGTGGGGGAGGATGTTGTTATACGCAATCTTCCCCTTGCAACTTTTTTCCTCCGGAAGCATGCTGCTTTCAACTTTTTCCGAACCACATACCAAATAATTTCATTTTGCGTTGCAGGAATGGCCGATATGTGTGAGCTACGGAACCATAGGTGGATACCTGCTCGGGATGGTAGCGTCTTTCTGCTTCGTACTCTTTCAAGGCACATCACATGCTAAGGGAGAATAATACATAGTAGCAATTTTATGTATTAGTGCATAGAGTGATATTGATTATACAGTTTTGTCTATGTAAAACAATTCCTAATGCAATCATTTTTTCTCCTCCCACTTTTATTCACCTTTACTATTGAAATATTCGTGATCTTAATTATTACCAGTTTTGgctatgtaaaaataatttacttCATAatgtcaaaaaaaaataaaaaattacttcATGTCATTTTAATTTCAATAAAAGGAATGGTAATAAGGTGTCGGATGCAATCGCCCATTTTATATATAAACCACTTTTATGTTTGTTACTCGCATTCTACGTTGCGATTTGATCCTTGCTAATATTATTTAACGAAATGCCtccaacttaacgtaaaataaaataaaac
This genomic stretch from Rutidosis leptorrhynchoides isolate AG116_Rl617_1_P2 unplaced genomic scaffold, CSIRO_AGI_Rlap_v1 contig360, whole genome shotgun sequence harbors:
- the LOC139883151 gene encoding glycosylphosphatidylinositol anchor biosynthesis protein 11, with translation MKNKKSPATAKNLSSQSAIFVHLICSLSLAVGLWMTHNVKSINLVSHTSATLRLLQVIHCPLLILVYSIFRRNPEKCSYLKAVGRGILGLPVACVFGASWIDWQRLFAYTKPNGCLEYMISLPAYGAVIGSWFGAWPMPLDWERPWQEWPICVSYGTIGGYLLGMVASFCFVLFQGTSHAKGE